From a single Paraburkholderia edwinii genomic region:
- a CDS encoding VF_A0006 family four-cysteine protein, giving the protein MRKLAYLLLPVTLVTPLSALAFVNDNPDYNQCIMHSLANSQSSFAARAISDSCDALYRNGELLLPRERAYHVCVLQNLQSVRGAFAVNEILHACRRQNQM; this is encoded by the coding sequence ATGCGTAAACTTGCCTATCTGCTTCTCCCGGTGACGCTCGTCACGCCGCTTTCAGCTCTGGCATTTGTTAACGACAATCCTGACTACAATCAATGCATCATGCATTCGTTGGCAAATAGTCAAAGCAGCTTCGCGGCTCGCGCGATTAGCGACTCGTGCGACGCACTCTACAGAAATGGCGAACTGCTTTTGCCGCGCGAGAGGGCGTATCACGTGTGTGTGCTGCAAAATCTGCAGAGCGTAAGAGGGGCATTTGCGGTCAACGAGATATTGCATGCATGCCGGCGTCAGAATCAGATGTAG